A window of the Rhizobium brockwellii genome harbors these coding sequences:
- a CDS encoding CpaF family protein, translated as MFGKRGNEGSGKVGGAIAPPPPAPAAAPAASSPSILVEPSRESARQQVTPPPMQTPQRKRPARTDEYYDTKAQVFSALIDTIDLSQLSKLDGESAREEIRDIVNDIITIKNFAMSISEQEELLEDICNDVLGYGPLEPLLARDDIADIMVNGAGQTFIEVGGKTIESEIRFRDNAQLLSICQRIVSQVGRRVDESSPICDARLPDGSRVNVIAPPLSIDGPALTIRKFKKDKLTLDQLVRFGAITPEGATVLQIIGRVRCNVVISGGTGSGKTTLLNCLTNYIDRDERVITCEDTAELQLQQPHVVRLETRPPNIEGEGEITMRDLVKNCLRMRPERIIVGEVRGPEVFDLLQAMNTGHDGSMGTIHANTPRECLSRIESMIAMGGFTLPAKTVREIISSSVDVVIQAARLRDGSRRITQITEVIGMEGDVIITQDLMRYEIEGEDANGRLVGRHMSTGVGKPHFWDRARYFNEEKRLAAALDAMEAKTKE; from the coding sequence ATGTTTGGAAAACGCGGAAACGAAGGTTCCGGAAAGGTCGGGGGGGCGATTGCTCCTCCGCCGCCGGCTCCGGCCGCCGCCCCTGCGGCCTCTTCCCCCTCCATTCTGGTCGAACCCTCGCGCGAGTCCGCACGCCAGCAGGTGACGCCACCGCCGATGCAGACGCCGCAGCGCAAGCGCCCGGCCCGTACCGATGAATATTACGACACCAAGGCGCAGGTCTTTTCCGCGCTGATCGACACGATCGATCTCTCGCAGCTTTCCAAGCTCGACGGCGAAAGCGCCCGCGAGGAAATCCGCGACATCGTCAACGACATTATCACCATCAAGAACTTTGCGATGTCGATCTCCGAGCAGGAAGAACTGCTCGAGGATATCTGCAACGACGTCCTCGGCTACGGCCCGCTGGAGCCGTTGCTGGCGCGCGACGACATCGCCGACATCATGGTCAACGGCGCCGGCCAGACTTTCATCGAAGTCGGCGGCAAGACGATCGAATCCGAGATTCGCTTCCGCGACAATGCGCAGCTTCTCTCGATCTGCCAGCGCATCGTCAGCCAGGTCGGCCGCCGCGTCGACGAATCGAGCCCGATCTGCGACGCCCGCCTGCCGGACGGTTCGCGCGTCAACGTCATCGCGCCGCCGCTGTCGATCGACGGGCCGGCCCTCACCATCCGCAAGTTCAAGAAGGACAAGCTGACGCTCGATCAGCTCGTCCGTTTCGGCGCGATCACGCCGGAAGGCGCAACCGTGCTGCAGATCATCGGGCGCGTGCGCTGCAATGTCGTCATTTCAGGCGGCACCGGCTCGGGTAAAACCACGCTTCTGAACTGCCTCACCAACTATATCGACAGGGACGAACGCGTCATCACCTGCGAGGATACGGCCGAACTGCAGCTGCAGCAGCCGCATGTTGTCCGTCTCGAAACGCGCCCGCCGAATATCGAAGGCGAGGGCGAGATCACCATGCGCGATCTGGTCAAGAACTGCCTGCGTATGCGTCCCGAGCGCATCATCGTCGGCGAAGTGCGCGGGCCTGAAGTTTTCGACCTGCTGCAGGCGATGAACACCGGTCACGACGGCTCGATGGGCACCATCCACGCCAACACGCCGCGCGAATGCCTGAGCCGTATCGAATCGATGATCGCCATGGGTGGCTTCACCCTGCCGGCAAAGACGGTGCGCGAGATCATTTCCAGCTCGGTTGACGTCGTCATTCAGGCGGCGCGCCTTCGCGACGGTTCGCGCCGCATCACCCAGATCACCGAGGTGATCGGCATGGAAGGCGACGTCATCATCACCCAGGACCTGATGCGCTACGAGATCGAAGGCGAGGATGCGAACGGTCGCCTGGTCGGCCGGCACATGTCGACCGGCGTCGGCAAGCCGCATTTCTGGGATCGCGCCCGCTACTTCAACGAGGAAAAGCGCCTTGCCGCTGCCCTCGACGCGATGGAAGCGAAAACCAAGGAATAG
- a CDS encoding type II secretion system F family protein: MFGFDPIVLAIVVLAAVSAAAVAYALLFSKIEADKKSASRINRVKSAESDRVKVKAARDRVQELSKRRKSVQDNLKDLEKRQHEKTKKTLSMKSRLVQAGLTITVAKFYLISAVFASVLLLVALVVGASWMVMVGIAVVAGLGLPRWIVGFLIKRRQTKFLNELPNALDVITRSIKSGLPLNDAIRLIATEGTEPVKSEFLRVIEAQQVGLSIPDACARMTIHMPLQEVNFFAIVIAIQSQAGGNLSEAIGNLSKVLRERRKMKAKVQALSMEAKASAVIIGALPFIVATLVYMTSPNYMMILFTDPRGHFIMGVSAIWMSIGIFVMRNMVNFDI; encoded by the coding sequence ATGTTCGGGTTCGACCCCATAGTGCTGGCAATCGTCGTCCTCGCCGCCGTCTCCGCGGCGGCGGTCGCCTATGCCCTGTTGTTTTCGAAGATCGAGGCCGACAAGAAATCGGCAAGCCGCATCAATCGCGTCAAATCGGCCGAAAGCGACCGGGTCAAGGTCAAGGCTGCCCGTGACCGGGTGCAAGAACTGTCGAAGCGCCGCAAATCCGTGCAGGACAATCTGAAGGATCTGGAAAAACGCCAGCACGAAAAGACCAAGAAGACTTTGTCGATGAAATCCCGGCTGGTGCAGGCCGGCCTGACGATCACGGTGGCGAAATTCTATCTCATCAGCGCCGTCTTCGCCTCTGTGCTGTTGCTCGTGGCCTTGGTCGTCGGCGCGTCGTGGATGGTCATGGTCGGTATCGCCGTCGTCGCCGGTCTCGGCCTGCCGCGTTGGATCGTCGGCTTCCTGATCAAGCGCCGCCAGACCAAGTTTTTGAACGAACTCCCCAACGCGCTTGACGTCATCACGCGCTCGATCAAATCAGGCCTGCCGCTCAACGATGCGATCCGCCTTATCGCCACCGAAGGCACCGAGCCCGTCAAGAGCGAGTTCCTGCGGGTGATCGAGGCGCAGCAGGTGGGCCTCAGTATCCCCGACGCCTGCGCCCGCATGACGATCCACATGCCGCTCCAGGAAGTCAACTTCTTCGCCATCGTCATCGCCATCCAGTCACAGGCCGGCGGCAATCTGTCGGAAGCGATCGGCAACCTCTCCAAGGTGCTGCGCGAGCGCAGGAAGATGAAGGCCAAGGTCCAGGCGCTCTCGATGGAAGCCAAGGCGTCGGCCGTCATCATCGGGGCTCTGCCCTTCATCGTCGCGACCCTCGTCTACATGACGTCGCCGAACTACATGATGATCCTTTTCACCGATCCACGCGGCCATTTCATTATGGGTGTCTCGGCGATCTGGATGTCGATCGGCATCTTCGTCATGCGCAACATGGTCAATTTTGACATCTAG
- a CDS encoding type II secretion system F family protein, whose protein sequence is MSQDLAATLTNPSMLIALFVAIAVFATFYTIAIPFFERGDLNKRMKAVSTEREQIRARERARMNTETGAGKASLRNQNNRSVRQIVERFNLRKALVDENTVNKLRAAGFRSENALNTFLVARFLLPFLFLALAAFWVFGLGNLAERGTPIRLFAVIGVGYLGFYAPNIFISNRMGKRQHSIKRAWPDALDLMLICVESGISIEAAMRRVSEELGEQSPALAEEMVLTTAELSFLPDRRAALENLATRTQIELVRSVTQALIQADRYGTPVAQALRVLAQEGRDERMNEAEKKAAALPPKLTVPMILFFLPVLIAVILGPAGIQVADKF, encoded by the coding sequence ATGTCGCAGGATCTTGCCGCAACGCTGACCAATCCGAGCATGCTGATCGCCCTCTTCGTCGCGATCGCCGTCTTCGCCACTTTTTACACGATCGCCATCCCGTTCTTCGAGCGCGGCGATCTGAACAAGCGCATGAAGGCTGTTTCCACGGAGCGCGAGCAGATTCGTGCCCGCGAACGCGCCCGCATGAACACGGAAACCGGTGCCGGCAAGGCCTCGCTCAGAAACCAGAACAACCGCTCGGTCCGTCAGATCGTCGAGCGCTTCAACCTGCGCAAGGCGCTGGTCGACGAAAACACGGTCAACAAGCTGCGTGCCGCCGGCTTCCGATCGGAGAATGCGCTGAATACCTTCCTGGTGGCGCGTTTCCTGCTGCCTTTCCTGTTCCTGGCGCTTGCTGCCTTCTGGGTCTTCGGCCTCGGCAATCTCGCCGAAAGGGGCACGCCGATCCGCCTCTTCGCCGTCATCGGCGTTGGTTATCTCGGCTTCTACGCGCCGAATATCTTCATCTCGAACCGCATGGGCAAGCGACAACACTCGATCAAGCGCGCCTGGCCGGATGCGCTGGACCTGATGCTGATCTGCGTTGAATCCGGCATCTCGATCGAGGCCGCGATGCGCCGTGTGTCGGAAGAGCTCGGCGAGCAGTCGCCGGCGCTTGCCGAGGAGATGGTGCTGACCACGGCCGAGCTTTCCTTCCTGCCGGATCGCCGCGCGGCGCTCGAAAATCTTGCCACGCGCACCCAGATCGAGCTGGTGCGTTCGGTGACTCAGGCGCTGATCCAGGCCGATCGCTACGGCACGCCGGTTGCACAGGCGCTGCGCGTTCTCGCCCAGGAAGGACGCGACGAGCGCATGAACGAGGCGGAAAAAAAGGCTGCCGCACTGCCGCCGAAGCTGACGGTGCCGATGATCCTGTTCTTCCTGCCGGTGCTGATCGCCGTCATTCTCGGTCCGGCCGGCATTCAGGTGGCAGACAAGTTCTGA
- a CDS encoding LysE family translocator, with protein sequence MSSAGVFISIMAALAVGAMSPGPSFVVVSRIAISRSRLDGLAAALGMGAGGVVFAMLALAGLTALLSQFEWLYVLLKVAGGAYLVYIAVNIWRSAGQPLEVSDAVNGNRALRLSFTTALLTQLSNPKTIIVYASLFAALLPRTVPLDLIVALPLGVFAVEAGWYSIVAFAFSARHPRRLYLAAKGWIDRAAGAVMGGLGLRLILSGLSAR encoded by the coding sequence ATGTCTTCTGCCGGCGTTTTCATCAGTATCATGGCAGCTTTGGCGGTCGGCGCGATGAGCCCTGGGCCGAGCTTCGTCGTCGTCTCCAGGATCGCCATCTCGCGTTCCAGGCTGGATGGTCTTGCGGCCGCACTCGGCATGGGCGCCGGCGGTGTCGTTTTTGCCATGCTGGCGCTTGCCGGGCTGACGGCGCTGCTGTCTCAGTTCGAATGGCTCTATGTCCTGCTAAAGGTCGCAGGCGGCGCCTATCTCGTCTATATCGCCGTCAATATCTGGAGGAGTGCCGGTCAGCCGCTCGAAGTCTCTGACGCCGTCAACGGCAACCGCGCGCTGAGATTGAGCTTCACGACTGCGCTGCTGACCCAGCTCAGCAATCCGAAGACCATCATTGTCTATGCCAGCCTCTTTGCGGCACTTCTGCCGAGGACGGTGCCGCTCGATCTCATTGTCGCGCTGCCGCTCGGCGTCTTTGCCGTGGAGGCGGGGTGGTATTCGATCGTGGCCTTTGCCTTTTCGGCCCGCCATCCGCGGCGCCTCTATCTTGCAGCCAAGGGCTGGATCGACCGGGCCGCCGGTGCCGTCATGGGCGGCCTTGGTTTGCGTCTCATTCTTTCGGGCCTGAGCGCCCGCTAG
- a CDS encoding tetratricopeptide repeat protein has protein sequence MPASLTTTFTNRILQGAAASLLVLALAGCSTTKDRMTTGSVPKLTKPVEEMDATELRSATDRLGQAYEKNPRDPVTGVNYANLLRMNGRDTQALAVMQQVAIANPADRNVLAAYGKAQAAAGQFQQALDTIGRAQTPDRPDWKLISAQGAILDQMGRASDARQRYRDALDIQPNEPSILSNLGMSYVLTGDLRTAETYLRSAASQPTADSRVRQNLALVVGLQGRFPEAEQIARRELSPQQADANVAYLRGMLSQQNSWQKLAAKDKTPQAAGDSNTN, from the coding sequence ATGCCTGCCTCGCTCACCACCACATTCACGAATCGTATCCTGCAGGGCGCTGCGGCATCGCTGCTCGTCCTGGCACTTGCCGGTTGCTCGACGACCAAGGACCGGATGACAACGGGCTCGGTACCGAAACTCACCAAGCCGGTCGAAGAGATGGACGCGACCGAGCTGCGCTCGGCGACAGACCGGCTCGGCCAGGCCTATGAAAAGAACCCGCGCGATCCCGTCACCGGCGTCAACTACGCCAATCTGCTGCGCATGAACGGTCGCGACACGCAGGCGCTCGCCGTCATGCAGCAGGTGGCGATCGCCAATCCCGCCGACCGCAACGTGCTGGCCGCCTACGGCAAGGCGCAGGCGGCGGCCGGCCAGTTTCAACAGGCGCTCGACACGATCGGCCGCGCCCAGACGCCCGACCGTCCCGACTGGAAGCTGATCTCCGCCCAAGGCGCGATCCTCGACCAGATGGGCCGGGCAAGCGATGCCCGGCAGCGCTACCGCGACGCGCTCGACATCCAGCCGAACGAGCCGTCCATCCTTTCCAACCTCGGCATGTCCTACGTGCTGACCGGCGATCTGCGCACGGCCGAAACCTACCTGCGGTCCGCCGCCAGCCAGCCGACCGCCGACAGCCGCGTCAGGCAGAACCTTGCCCTGGTCGTCGGTCTGCAGGGGCGTTTCCCGGAAGCCGAGCAGATCGCCCGGCGCGAACTTTCGCCGCAGCAGGCCGATGCCAATGTCGCCTATCTCAGAGGCATGCTCTCGCAGCAGAATTCCTGGCAGAAACTCGCCGCCAAGGACAAGACGCCGCAAGCAGCAGGCGACAGCAACACCAACTGA
- a CDS encoding leucyl aminopeptidase family protein, which yields MAPYQFIERPTPFNTKGGSTLPIFAVTPAHIETGTIDPIALNWARRAGYKAESGSLLLIPTAEGHLGGALYGLGTNPSEQPYITGRLARALPAGDWHIETAPLTANRLALGFGLGSYRFDRYKSEKSPAATLMIPRDADAADIKRQLAGVFLARDLINTPTNDMGPNQLEAVFRGLAEHYKAEISVISGDDLLTQNFPLVHTVGRASADAPRLLELRWGKKGHRKVTLVGKGVCFDTGGLDIKPAASMLLMKKDMGGAANVMGLALMIMDAKLKVDLRVILPVVENAISSNAFRPGDIYRSRKGLTVQIDNTDAEGRLILADALAYADEEEPELLIDMATLTGAARVALGPDLPPFFTDDANLAHDLTEASLETDDPLWRLPLYSGYEKDIRTKFADLTNAPAGGMAGAITAALFLKRFVSKAKSWVHFDIYGWAPSERPHSPGGGEAQAIRALFHHIRESLR from the coding sequence ATGGCCCCCTATCAGTTTATCGAGAGACCGACTCCTTTCAACACGAAGGGCGGTTCGACGCTGCCGATCTTTGCCGTCACGCCTGCCCATATCGAAACCGGTACGATCGATCCGATCGCGCTCAATTGGGCGCGCAGGGCAGGCTACAAGGCCGAAAGCGGGTCGCTGCTGCTGATCCCCACGGCCGAAGGCCATCTCGGCGGGGCGCTTTACGGCCTCGGTACCAATCCATCCGAGCAGCCTTACATCACCGGCAGGCTCGCCCGTGCGCTGCCGGCCGGCGACTGGCACATCGAGACCGCGCCGCTGACGGCAAATCGCCTGGCCCTCGGCTTTGGGCTCGGCAGCTACCGTTTCGACCGTTACAAATCCGAAAAATCGCCGGCGGCGACGCTGATGATCCCCCGCGATGCCGACGCCGCCGACATCAAGCGCCAGCTTGCTGGCGTCTTTCTCGCTCGCGACCTGATCAATACACCGACGAACGACATGGGGCCGAACCAGCTCGAGGCCGTTTTCCGTGGCCTGGCCGAACATTACAAGGCAGAGATATCGGTTATATCGGGCGACGACCTGCTCACGCAGAACTTTCCGCTCGTCCATACCGTCGGCCGCGCCAGCGCCGATGCGCCGCGTCTTCTTGAGCTGCGCTGGGGCAAGAAGGGTCATCGCAAAGTGACGCTCGTCGGCAAGGGTGTCTGCTTCGATACCGGCGGTCTCGACATCAAGCCTGCCGCCTCGATGCTGCTGATGAAGAAAGACATGGGCGGGGCGGCGAATGTCATGGGGCTTGCCTTGATGATCATGGACGCCAAGCTGAAGGTCGACCTGCGCGTTATCTTGCCCGTCGTCGAAAACGCGATCTCGTCCAATGCCTTCCGGCCCGGCGACATCTACCGGAGCCGCAAGGGCCTGACCGTCCAGATCGACAATACCGACGCCGAAGGCCGGCTGATCCTTGCCGATGCGCTCGCCTATGCCGACGAGGAAGAGCCCGAGCTCTTGATCGACATGGCGACGCTGACCGGTGCCGCCCGCGTTGCCCTCGGTCCGGATCTCCCGCCCTTCTTCACCGATGACGCTAATCTGGCGCATGACCTGACCGAAGCGAGCCTGGAAACGGACGATCCGCTGTGGCGCCTGCCGCTCTATTCCGGCTACGAAAAGGATATCCGCACCAAATTCGCCGATCTCACCAACGCGCCGGCCGGCGGCATGGCGGGTGCGATCACTGCGGCCCTCTTCCTCAAGCGTTTCGTCAGCAAGGCGAAGAGCTGGGTGCATTTCGACATTTACGGCTGGGCTCCGTCCGAACGGCCACATTCGCCGGGCGGCGGCGAGGCACAGGCGATCCGCGCACTCTTTCACCATATCCGCGAGAGCCTGCGCTGA
- a CDS encoding MarR family transcriptional regulator gives MPIELTASQALGLWHGAALDQVRHDDRDLTLRQMAILLHIYLVPPPHTVRGLAATLDVTKPVITRALDTMGEMGLVDRVRDDADRRNVIIKRTVGGALYLEKLGDLIRDQARRLPI, from the coding sequence GTGCCGATCGAACTGACCGCCTCGCAGGCGCTGGGGCTCTGGCATGGCGCGGCGCTCGATCAGGTCCGCCACGACGACCGTGATTTGACGTTGCGCCAGATGGCGATCCTGCTGCATATTTATCTGGTGCCGCCGCCGCACACGGTGCGCGGGCTTGCCGCCACGCTTGATGTCACCAAGCCGGTCATTACCCGTGCCCTGGATACGATGGGCGAGATGGGCCTGGTCGACCGCGTGCGCGACGATGCCGACCGGCGCAACGTGATCATCAAGCGCACCGTCGGCGGTGCGCTCTACCTGGAAAAGCTCGGCGATCTCATCCGAGATCAGGCCCGCCGGCTGCCGATCTGA
- a CDS encoding C40 family peptidase — protein MTMLDRRLHAYRPDLAEAGLEGKVEASRFVKGAPARVAVPVLAVRPEPDLARGIDTELLLGEDVTVFDRAGGWCWVKAAADGYVGYVAADALLEGRPAPTHIVTVQRTFVYPEPELRKPHQAILSMGSRVYVAGEAEARGNRYVVLEDGTAIFGKHVQPIGALDGADYVEIVGRFLETPYLWGGRSGLGIDCSGLVQLAMLMTGRAAPRDTDMQAAGLGQPIDRSEIRRGDLVFWKGHVAVFEDPETILHANGHSMTVARENFEAAVERIGWLYQQPTGYRRPIS, from the coding sequence ATGACGATGCTCGACCGCCGCCTGCATGCCTACCGGCCCGATCTCGCGGAAGCCGGCCTCGAAGGCAAGGTCGAGGCGTCGCGCTTTGTGAAAGGCGCGCCGGCGCGTGTCGCCGTTCCAGTCCTGGCCGTGCGCCCTGAACCGGACCTTGCCCGCGGCATCGATACGGAACTGCTTCTCGGCGAGGATGTGACGGTTTTCGATCGCGCCGGCGGCTGGTGCTGGGTGAAAGCCGCCGCGGACGGCTATGTCGGTTATGTCGCGGCGGACGCGCTCTTGGAAGGCCGGCCGGCGCCGACCCATATCGTCACCGTGCAGCGCACCTTCGTCTATCCCGAACCGGAACTGCGCAAGCCCCACCAGGCCATCCTGTCGATGGGAAGCCGCGTCTACGTCGCCGGCGAGGCGGAAGCGCGGGGCAATCGCTACGTCGTGCTCGAGGACGGAACGGCGATCTTTGGCAAGCATGTCCAACCGATCGGCGCGCTCGATGGCGCCGATTACGTGGAGATCGTCGGCCGTTTCCTGGAGACGCCCTATCTCTGGGGCGGACGTTCCGGCCTCGGCATCGATTGCTCCGGCCTCGTCCAGCTGGCGATGCTGATGACGGGCAGAGCTGCGCCACGCGATACCGATATGCAGGCGGCCGGCCTCGGCCAGCCGATCGACCGATCCGAAATCCGCCGTGGCGACCTGGTATTCTGGAAGGGTCATGTCGCCGTCTTCGAAGATCCGGAAACCATTCTGCACGCCAACGGTCATAGCATGACGGTGGCGCGCGAGAATTTCGAGGCCGCGGTCGAGCGCATCGGCTGGCTCTACCAGCAACCGACCGGCTATCGCCGCCCGATCAGCTGA
- a CDS encoding amidase, with amino-acid sequence MTETDLTIRELRRRFADKSLSPLEYWLSLEDHIAAWEPSISALYLYDSESARAQAKASTERWAKGEMLGMLDGIPVTLKELIATKGQPVPSGTRAVELKPADADAPAAARLREDGAVIFAKTTCPDYGMLSSGLSSFHPLSRNPWNTTQNPGGSSAGASAAAAAGYGPLHIGTDIGGSVRLPAGWTGIFGFKPSHGRIPADPYYVGRCVGPMARTVEDAAFSMATLSRPDWRDGTSLPPNDFNWMDLDIDLSSMKIGLMLDAGCGLAVEDEIRAAVEAAAKQFEAAGATIVSVQPVLTRAMLDGLDNFWRSRFWGDIADLDDNRRDSILPYIRDWAMGGADISGVDAVKGFNQTIEMRKSCGRLFTAVDALLSPTNPIISYPAEWASPTNDPALPFEHIGFTVPWNMSEQPAASINCGFSRSGIPIGLQIVGPRFDDMRVLRLSKAFEDWTGGVRSWPQPPIG; translated from the coding sequence ATGACCGAAACCGACCTTACCATTCGCGAACTCAGGCGGCGCTTCGCCGATAAGAGCCTCTCCCCTCTCGAATACTGGCTGTCTCTCGAGGATCATATAGCAGCCTGGGAGCCGTCGATTTCGGCACTCTACCTCTACGATTCGGAATCGGCGCGCGCGCAAGCGAAAGCGTCGACGGAACGCTGGGCGAAGGGAGAAATGCTGGGCATGCTCGACGGCATCCCGGTGACGCTGAAAGAGCTGATCGCCACGAAGGGCCAGCCGGTGCCATCAGGCACGAGGGCAGTGGAACTAAAACCCGCAGACGCCGATGCACCGGCCGCCGCCCGGCTGCGGGAGGATGGCGCGGTGATCTTCGCCAAGACCACCTGCCCCGATTACGGCATGCTTTCCTCCGGGCTTTCGAGCTTCCATCCTCTCAGCCGCAATCCCTGGAACACCACGCAGAATCCCGGCGGATCGAGTGCCGGGGCTTCCGCAGCGGCTGCGGCCGGCTACGGACCGCTGCATATCGGCACCGACATCGGCGGTTCGGTGCGCCTTCCCGCCGGCTGGACCGGCATCTTCGGCTTCAAGCCGAGCCATGGGCGCATTCCGGCCGATCCCTATTATGTCGGGCGCTGCGTCGGGCCGATGGCGCGCACCGTCGAAGATGCGGCCTTTTCGATGGCGACGCTGTCGCGCCCTGACTGGCGCGACGGCACCAGCCTGCCGCCAAACGATTTCAACTGGATGGATCTCGACATCGACCTGTCGAGCATGAAGATCGGGCTGATGCTCGATGCCGGCTGCGGGCTTGCGGTGGAGGACGAGATCAGGGCCGCGGTCGAAGCGGCGGCGAAACAATTCGAGGCGGCCGGCGCGACCATTGTATCAGTCCAGCCGGTGCTGACGCGCGCGATGCTGGATGGCCTCGACAATTTCTGGCGGTCCCGGTTCTGGGGCGATATCGCCGATCTCGACGACAACAGGCGCGACAGCATCCTGCCCTATATCAGGGATTGGGCGATGGGTGGCGCCGACATCAGCGGTGTCGATGCGGTCAAGGGCTTCAATCAGACGATCGAGATGCGCAAGAGTTGCGGACGGCTGTTCACCGCGGTCGACGCCCTGCTTTCGCCGACCAATCCGATCATCTCCTATCCGGCCGAATGGGCATCTCCGACCAATGATCCGGCCCTGCCGTTCGAACATATCGGTTTCACGGTGCCGTGGAACATGTCGGAGCAGCCGGCCGCCTCGATCAATTGCGGTTTCTCCCGCTCGGGCATACCGATCGGCTTGCAGATCGTCGGACCGCGCTTCGACGACATGCGGGTGCTGAGACTGTCGAAAGCCTTCGAGGACTGGACGGGCGGAGTGAGATCCTGGCCGCAGCCTCCGATCGGCTGA
- a CDS encoding ABC transporter permease: MAPIASTAIISRRRAFRLSRRMNLITGAVIIGLLTAVALLSLVWTPLPPAKMQIIHKLQPPLAFGLLGTDQFGRDVLSMLMAGCWNSLSIAITAVTIGGTLGSIAGISGAAIRGPFEALLMRICDVIFALPPILSAMVLGAFLGPGRFTAITAIAVFMIPVFARVTLATSLQAWSRDYVTAARAIGNTRLTISLRHVLPNIMSQIIVHGAIQLGLAILTEAGLSFLGLGMAPPAPTWGRMLADAQTYLALAPWLAILPGLAIALTVFGFNMLGDGLRDLLDPREASR, translated from the coding sequence ATGGCACCGATCGCATCCACCGCCATCATCAGCCGCCGCCGGGCCTTTAGACTTAGCCGGCGAATGAACCTGATTACAGGGGCCGTGATCATCGGGCTGCTCACCGCCGTTGCGCTGCTGTCGCTCGTTTGGACGCCGCTGCCGCCGGCGAAAATGCAGATCATCCACAAATTACAGCCACCGCTTGCCTTCGGCCTGCTCGGCACGGACCAGTTCGGCCGCGATGTGCTTTCGATGCTGATGGCGGGCTGCTGGAATTCACTGTCGATCGCCATTACCGCGGTAACAATCGGCGGGACGCTCGGCTCGATCGCGGGCATTTCGGGGGCGGCGATCCGCGGCCCTTTCGAGGCGCTGTTGATGCGCATCTGCGACGTCATCTTCGCGCTTCCGCCGATCCTGTCCGCTATGGTGCTCGGCGCCTTTCTCGGGCCAGGGCGGTTCACCGCAATCACCGCCATTGCCGTCTTCATGATCCCGGTCTTTGCCCGCGTCACACTCGCGACCTCGCTGCAGGCCTGGAGCCGCGACTATGTGACGGCGGCGCGCGCCATCGGCAATACGCGCTTGACCATTTCGCTGCGCCACGTGCTGCCGAATATCATGAGCCAGATCATCGTGCATGGTGCGATCCAGCTGGGGCTGGCGATCCTCACCGAAGCGGGACTCAGCTTCCTCGGGCTTGGCATGGCGCCGCCGGCGCCGACCTGGGGCCGGATGCTTGCCGACGCGCAAACCTACCTGGCGCTCGCCCCCTGGCTGGCGATCCTGCCCGGCCTTGCCATCGCGCTCACCGTCTTCGGCTTCAACATGCTCGGCGACGGTTTGCGCGATCTGCTCGACCCACGCGAGGCGAGCCGCTGA
- a CDS encoding ABC transporter permease: protein MIPLLARRFAGLIVTLVVVSLLIFAVMDLLPGDPASIMLGTSATPETLAALRHNLGLDQPLLLRYGQWLTGVLSGDLGNSLTYGVPVAGLIVERLAVTLPLALMAIVLSVAIALPLGVLAASRRGGVFDVIATLFSQISIAVPAFWVALLLIILFSTVLGLMPAGGFPGWGAGLLPALQALVMPAVALAMPQAGVLTRVARSAVLDMMHEDFARTAVAKGLSRSAVLWRHILPNALIPILTMIGLQFTFLVAGAVLVENVFNLPGLGRLALQALSQRDIIVMQDVVLFFAGLVIVMNFIVDLSYLAIDPRMRKAA from the coding sequence ATGATCCCACTCCTCGCTCGCCGCTTCGCCGGTCTCATCGTCACGCTCGTCGTCGTCTCGCTGCTGATCTTCGCCGTGATGGACCTTCTGCCCGGCGATCCAGCCTCGATCATGCTCGGCACCTCGGCAACACCGGAAACACTTGCAGCGCTCCGTCACAATCTCGGGCTCGATCAGCCGCTGCTGCTGCGTTACGGGCAATGGTTGACCGGCGTGCTCTCCGGCGATCTCGGCAATTCCCTGACCTATGGCGTACCGGTCGCGGGGTTGATCGTCGAGCGGCTGGCGGTAACACTGCCGCTGGCGCTGATGGCGATCGTGCTTTCGGTGGCGATCGCCCTGCCGCTCGGCGTGCTGGCCGCCTCGCGCCGCGGCGGTGTCTTCGACGTCATCGCGACGCTGTTTTCGCAGATCAGCATCGCCGTTCCCGCCTTCTGGGTGGCGCTGCTGTTGATCATCCTGTTTTCGACGGTGCTCGGACTGATGCCAGCCGGCGGTTTCCCAGGCTGGGGCGCCGGCCTGCTGCCGGCATTGCAGGCGCTGGTTATGCCCGCCGTCGCGCTGGCGATGCCGCAGGCGGGCGTGTTGACGCGCGTGGCGCGCTCGGCAGTGCTCGACATGATGCATGAGGATTTTGCCCGCACCGCCGTTGCCAAGGGGCTGTCACGCAGTGCGGTGCTGTGGCGCCATATCCTGCCGAATGCACTGATCCCGATCCTCACCATGATCGGGCTGCAATTCACCTTTCTCGTCGCCGGCGCGGTGCTGGTGGAAAACGTCTTCAACCTGCCCGGCCTCGGACGGCTCGCCCTTCAGGCGCTCTCCCAGCGCGACATCATCGTCATGCAGGATGTCGTGCTGTTCTTCGCGGGCCTGGTCATCGTGATGAATTTCATTGTCGATCTCTCCTATCTGGCGATCGATCCCAGGATGAGAAAGGCGGCTTGA